In Meriones unguiculatus strain TT.TT164.6M chromosome 17, Bangor_MerUng_6.1, whole genome shotgun sequence, a single window of DNA contains:
- the Ythdf3 gene encoding YTH domain-containing family protein 3 isoform X1 has protein sequence MFYLDLTLLHRAEETGEESFSVQNGSIHQKDAVNDDDFEPYLSSQTNQNNSYPPMSDPYMPSYYAPSIGFPYSLGEAAWSTAGDQPMPYLTTYGQMSNGEHHYIPDGVFSQPGALGNTPPFLGQHGFNFFPGNADFSTWGTSGSQGQSTQNSAYSSSYGYPPSSLGRAITDGQAGFGNDTLSKVPGISSIEQGMTGLKIGGDLTAAVTKTVGTALSSTGMTSIATNNVPPVSSAAPKPTSWAAIARKPAKPQPKLKPKGNVGIGGSTVPPPPIKHNMNIGTWDEKGSVVKAPLTQPVLPPQTIIQQPQPLIQPPPLVQSQLPQQPQPPQPQQQQGPQPQAQPHQVQSQQPQLQNRWVAPRNRGASFNQNNGPGSENFGLGVVPVSASPSSVDVHPVLEKLKAINNYNPKDFDWNLKNGRVFIIKSYSEDDIHRSIKYSIWCSTEHGNKRLDAAYRSLNGKGPLYLLFSVNGSGHFCGVAEMKSVVDYNAYAGVWSQDKWKGKFEVKWIFVKDVPNNQLRHIRLENNDNKPVTNSRDTQEVPLEKAKQVLKIIAIFKHTTSIFDDFAHYEKRQEEEEAMRRERNRNKQ, from the exons AATAACAGCTATCCACCAATGTCAGATCCATATATGCCTAGTTACTATGCTCCATCCATTGGATTTCCATATTCTCTTGGGGAAGCAGCATGGTCCACAGCTGGAGACCAGCCCATGCCATATCTGACAACCTATGGACAAATGAGTAATGGAGAACATCATTATATACCGGACGGTGTTTTTAGTCAACCAGGGGCATTAGGAAATACCCCTCCATTTCTTGGTCAACATGGATTTAACTTTTTTCCTGgtaatgctgatttctctacatGGGGGACAAGTGGATCTCAGGGACAATCAACACAAAATTCTGCTTATAGTAGCAGTTACGGCTATCCACCTAGTTCTCTTGGGAGAGCTATTACTGATGGACAGGCTGGATTTGGCAATGATACTTTGAGTAAGGTGCCTGGCATTAGTAGTATTGAGCAAGGCATGACTGGCCTGAAAATTGGTGGTGACCTGACAGCTGCAGTGACAAAAACTGTAGGTACAGCCTTGAGCAGCACTGGTATGACTAGTATTGCAACCAATAATGTGCCCCCTGTTAGCAGTGCAGCACCTAAACCAACCTCTTGGGCTGCTATTGCTAGGAAACCTGCTAAACCTCAACCGAAACTTAAACCCAAGGGCAATGTGGGAATTGGGGGATCTACTGTGCCGCCACCTCCTATAAAACACAACATGAATATTGGAACTTGGGATGAAAAGGGGTCAGTGGTAAAGGCTCCACTGACCCAACCAGTTCTGCCTCCTCAAACTATAATCCAGCAGCCTCAGCCATTAATTCAACCACCACCATTGGTGCAAAGCCAACTGCCTCAGCAGCCTCAGCCACCACAACCACAGCAGCAACAAGGACCTCAGCCACAGGCCCAGCCTCACCAAGTGCAGTCTCAACAGCCACAGTTGCAGAATCGCTGGGTAGCTCCTCGTAATAGGGGTGCCAGCTTCAACCAGAACAATGGACCTGGGAGTGAAAACTTTGGTTTAGGTGTCGTACCTGTTAGCGCTTCACCTTCTAGTGTGGACGTGCATCCAGTGCTGGAAAAACTAAAGGCCATAAACAATTACAATCCCAAAGACTTTGATTGGAACCTGAAGAATGGACGAGTGTTTATAATTAAGAGCTATTCTGAGGATGACATACATCGCTCCATCAAGTACTCTATCTGGTGTAGTACGGAGCATGGTAATAAGCGCTTGGATGCAGCTTACCGTTCCCTGAACGGGAAAGGCCCACTCTATTTGCTCTTCAGTGTGAATGGCAGTGGACATTTTTGTGGGGTGGCTGAAATGAAGTCTGTTGTGGACTATAATGCATATGCTGGTGTCTGGTCTCAGGATAAGTGGAAGGGCAAATTTGAAGTTAAAtggatctttgtcaaagatgTTCCTAATAACCAATTGCGACATATTCGCTTAGAAAATAATGACAACAAGCCAGTAACCAATTCAAGGGACACTCAAGAAGTACCCCTAGAAAAAGCAAAGCAAGTGCTTAAAATAATCGCTATTTTCAAGCATACCACCTCAATCTTTGATGACTTTGCACATTATGAAAAGcgtcaagaggaggaggaagccatGCGAAGG gagAGAAATAGAAACAAGCAATAA
- the Ythdf3 gene encoding YTH domain-containing family protein 3 isoform X3, whose amino-acid sequence MSDPYMPSYYAPSIGFPYSLGEAAWSTAGDQPMPYLTTYGQMSNGEHHYIPDGVFSQPGALGNTPPFLGQHGFNFFPGNADFSTWGTSGSQGQSTQNSAYSSSYGYPPSSLGRAITDGQAGFGNDTLSKVPGISSIEQGMTGLKIGGDLTAAVTKTVGTALSSTGMTSIATNNVPPVSSAAPKPTSWAAIARKPAKPQPKLKPKGNVGIGGSTVPPPPIKHNMNIGTWDEKGSVVKAPLTQPVLPPQTIIQQPQPLIQPPPLVQSQLPQQPQPPQPQQQQGPQPQAQPHQVQSQQPQLQNRWVAPRNRGASFNQNNGPGSENFGLGVVPVSASPSSVDVHPVLEKLKAINNYNPKDFDWNLKNGRVFIIKSYSEDDIHRSIKYSIWCSTEHGNKRLDAAYRSLNGKGPLYLLFSVNGSGHFCGVAEMKSVVDYNAYAGVWSQDKWKGKFEVKWIFVKDVPNNQLRHIRLENNDNKPVTNSRDTQEVPLEKAKQVLKIIAIFKHTTSIFDDFAHYEKRQEEEEAMRRERNRNKQ is encoded by the exons ATGTCAGATCCATATATGCCTAGTTACTATGCTCCATCCATTGGATTTCCATATTCTCTTGGGGAAGCAGCATGGTCCACAGCTGGAGACCAGCCCATGCCATATCTGACAACCTATGGACAAATGAGTAATGGAGAACATCATTATATACCGGACGGTGTTTTTAGTCAACCAGGGGCATTAGGAAATACCCCTCCATTTCTTGGTCAACATGGATTTAACTTTTTTCCTGgtaatgctgatttctctacatGGGGGACAAGTGGATCTCAGGGACAATCAACACAAAATTCTGCTTATAGTAGCAGTTACGGCTATCCACCTAGTTCTCTTGGGAGAGCTATTACTGATGGACAGGCTGGATTTGGCAATGATACTTTGAGTAAGGTGCCTGGCATTAGTAGTATTGAGCAAGGCATGACTGGCCTGAAAATTGGTGGTGACCTGACAGCTGCAGTGACAAAAACTGTAGGTACAGCCTTGAGCAGCACTGGTATGACTAGTATTGCAACCAATAATGTGCCCCCTGTTAGCAGTGCAGCACCTAAACCAACCTCTTGGGCTGCTATTGCTAGGAAACCTGCTAAACCTCAACCGAAACTTAAACCCAAGGGCAATGTGGGAATTGGGGGATCTACTGTGCCGCCACCTCCTATAAAACACAACATGAATATTGGAACTTGGGATGAAAAGGGGTCAGTGGTAAAGGCTCCACTGACCCAACCAGTTCTGCCTCCTCAAACTATAATCCAGCAGCCTCAGCCATTAATTCAACCACCACCATTGGTGCAAAGCCAACTGCCTCAGCAGCCTCAGCCACCACAACCACAGCAGCAACAAGGACCTCAGCCACAGGCCCAGCCTCACCAAGTGCAGTCTCAACAGCCACAGTTGCAGAATCGCTGGGTAGCTCCTCGTAATAGGGGTGCCAGCTTCAACCAGAACAATGGACCTGGGAGTGAAAACTTTGGTTTAGGTGTCGTACCTGTTAGCGCTTCACCTTCTAGTGTGGACGTGCATCCAGTGCTGGAAAAACTAAAGGCCATAAACAATTACAATCCCAAAGACTTTGATTGGAACCTGAAGAATGGACGAGTGTTTATAATTAAGAGCTATTCTGAGGATGACATACATCGCTCCATCAAGTACTCTATCTGGTGTAGTACGGAGCATGGTAATAAGCGCTTGGATGCAGCTTACCGTTCCCTGAACGGGAAAGGCCCACTCTATTTGCTCTTCAGTGTGAATGGCAGTGGACATTTTTGTGGGGTGGCTGAAATGAAGTCTGTTGTGGACTATAATGCATATGCTGGTGTCTGGTCTCAGGATAAGTGGAAGGGCAAATTTGAAGTTAAAtggatctttgtcaaagatgTTCCTAATAACCAATTGCGACATATTCGCTTAGAAAATAATGACAACAAGCCAGTAACCAATTCAAGGGACACTCAAGAAGTACCCCTAGAAAAAGCAAAGCAAGTGCTTAAAATAATCGCTATTTTCAAGCATACCACCTCAATCTTTGATGACTTTGCACATTATGAAAAGcgtcaagaggaggaggaagccatGCGAAGG gagAGAAATAGAAACAAGCAATAA
- the Ythdf3 gene encoding YTH domain-containing family protein 3 isoform X2, whose product MSATSVDQRPKGQGNKVSVQNGSIHQKDAVNDDDFEPYLSSQTNQNNSYPPMSDPYMPSYYAPSIGFPYSLGEAAWSTAGDQPMPYLTTYGQMSNGEHHYIPDGVFSQPGALGNTPPFLGQHGFNFFPGNADFSTWGTSGSQGQSTQNSAYSSSYGYPPSSLGRAITDGQAGFGNDTLSKVPGISSIEQGMTGLKIGGDLTAAVTKTVGTALSSTGMTSIATNNVPPVSSAAPKPTSWAAIARKPAKPQPKLKPKGNVGIGGSTVPPPPIKHNMNIGTWDEKGSVVKAPLTQPVLPPQTIIQQPQPLIQPPPLVQSQLPQQPQPPQPQQQQGPQPQAQPHQVQSQQPQLQNRWVAPRNRGASFNQNNGPGSENFGLGVVPVSASPSSVDVHPVLEKLKAINNYNPKDFDWNLKNGRVFIIKSYSEDDIHRSIKYSIWCSTEHGNKRLDAAYRSLNGKGPLYLLFSVNGSGHFCGVAEMKSVVDYNAYAGVWSQDKWKGKFEVKWIFVKDVPNNQLRHIRLENNDNKPVTNSRDTQEVPLEKAKQVLKIIAIFKHTTSIFDDFAHYEKRQEEEEAMRRERNRNKQ is encoded by the exons AATAACAGCTATCCACCAATGTCAGATCCATATATGCCTAGTTACTATGCTCCATCCATTGGATTTCCATATTCTCTTGGGGAAGCAGCATGGTCCACAGCTGGAGACCAGCCCATGCCATATCTGACAACCTATGGACAAATGAGTAATGGAGAACATCATTATATACCGGACGGTGTTTTTAGTCAACCAGGGGCATTAGGAAATACCCCTCCATTTCTTGGTCAACATGGATTTAACTTTTTTCCTGgtaatgctgatttctctacatGGGGGACAAGTGGATCTCAGGGACAATCAACACAAAATTCTGCTTATAGTAGCAGTTACGGCTATCCACCTAGTTCTCTTGGGAGAGCTATTACTGATGGACAGGCTGGATTTGGCAATGATACTTTGAGTAAGGTGCCTGGCATTAGTAGTATTGAGCAAGGCATGACTGGCCTGAAAATTGGTGGTGACCTGACAGCTGCAGTGACAAAAACTGTAGGTACAGCCTTGAGCAGCACTGGTATGACTAGTATTGCAACCAATAATGTGCCCCCTGTTAGCAGTGCAGCACCTAAACCAACCTCTTGGGCTGCTATTGCTAGGAAACCTGCTAAACCTCAACCGAAACTTAAACCCAAGGGCAATGTGGGAATTGGGGGATCTACTGTGCCGCCACCTCCTATAAAACACAACATGAATATTGGAACTTGGGATGAAAAGGGGTCAGTGGTAAAGGCTCCACTGACCCAACCAGTTCTGCCTCCTCAAACTATAATCCAGCAGCCTCAGCCATTAATTCAACCACCACCATTGGTGCAAAGCCAACTGCCTCAGCAGCCTCAGCCACCACAACCACAGCAGCAACAAGGACCTCAGCCACAGGCCCAGCCTCACCAAGTGCAGTCTCAACAGCCACAGTTGCAGAATCGCTGGGTAGCTCCTCGTAATAGGGGTGCCAGCTTCAACCAGAACAATGGACCTGGGAGTGAAAACTTTGGTTTAGGTGTCGTACCTGTTAGCGCTTCACCTTCTAGTGTGGACGTGCATCCAGTGCTGGAAAAACTAAAGGCCATAAACAATTACAATCCCAAAGACTTTGATTGGAACCTGAAGAATGGACGAGTGTTTATAATTAAGAGCTATTCTGAGGATGACATACATCGCTCCATCAAGTACTCTATCTGGTGTAGTACGGAGCATGGTAATAAGCGCTTGGATGCAGCTTACCGTTCCCTGAACGGGAAAGGCCCACTCTATTTGCTCTTCAGTGTGAATGGCAGTGGACATTTTTGTGGGGTGGCTGAAATGAAGTCTGTTGTGGACTATAATGCATATGCTGGTGTCTGGTCTCAGGATAAGTGGAAGGGCAAATTTGAAGTTAAAtggatctttgtcaaagatgTTCCTAATAACCAATTGCGACATATTCGCTTAGAAAATAATGACAACAAGCCAGTAACCAATTCAAGGGACACTCAAGAAGTACCCCTAGAAAAAGCAAAGCAAGTGCTTAAAATAATCGCTATTTTCAAGCATACCACCTCAATCTTTGATGACTTTGCACATTATGAAAAGcgtcaagaggaggaggaagccatGCGAAGG gagAGAAATAGAAACAAGCAATAA